Proteins co-encoded in one Astatotilapia calliptera unplaced genomic scaffold, fAstCal1.2 U_scaffold_18, whole genome shotgun sequence genomic window:
- the LOC113017671 gene encoding protein AF-9-like, with product MKVTDTVHGARPKQQVKKLNSWPNIPVLGPLQSVMQDLHSDDDDDSEDDNDDVDSDTDRAAHLAHHQHRISLSDGSRSDSSSHSPLSCREAPPLLKSTNNQIVEVKSPTKQSKQDKSMECDKVYLDELVELHKRLMTLREGHILQQIVNLIEETGHFHITNTTFDFDLCSLDRSTVRKLQSYLGTS from the exons ATGAAAGTTACTGATACAGTACATGGTGCAAGACCAAAGCAGCAGGTTAAAAAGCTCAACTCATGGCCCAACATCCCAG TGCTTGGCCCGCTGCAGTCAGTGATGCAGGATCTGCACTCGGACGACGACGACGATTCAGAGGACGACAACGACGACGTGGATTCAGACACGGATCGAGCAGCACACCTCGCACACCACCAGCACAG GATTAGTTTAAGTGATGGCAGCAGAAGTGACAGCTCCTCCCATTCCCCGCTGTCGTGCAGAGAGGCCCCGCCCTTATTAAAGTCTACTAATAACCAG ATAGTGGAAGTAAAAAGTCCCACCAAGCAGAGCAAGCAAGACAAAAGCATGGAGTGTGATAAG GTTTACCTGGATGAGCTGGTGGAGCTGCATAAAAGACTAATGACACTAAGAGAAGGTCACATACTGCAACAG ATTGTAAACCTGATTGAAGAGACCGGACACTTCCACATTACAAACACTACGTTTGACTTTGACCTTTGCTCTTTGGACAGAAGTACAGTAAGGAAGCTGCAGAGCTATCTCGGGACGTCCTGA